A stretch of Cupriavidus necator DNA encodes these proteins:
- the panC gene encoding pantoate--beta-alanine ligase, protein MKVISSIQELRDQLRGQNRAAFVPTMGNLHEGHLSLMRLARQHGDPVVASIFVNRLQFGPNEDFDKYPRTLQDDIEKLQKEGVYVLFAPSERDMYPEPQEYRVEPPHDLGDILEGEFRPGFFKGVCTVVMKLFSCAQPRVAVFGKKDYQQLMIVRRMVQQFALPIDIIPAETIRAEDGLALSSRNRYLSPDERAEAPVLYRTLHDVRDTVLGSDRASADLLAVEANAKESLARRGWKPDYVSIRKRVDLQAPTREEFLAGEPLVILTAAKLGATRLIDNLEI, encoded by the coding sequence ATGAAAGTCATTTCCTCCATCCAAGAGCTGCGCGACCAACTGCGCGGCCAGAACCGCGCTGCCTTCGTGCCCACCATGGGCAACCTGCACGAAGGCCACCTGTCGCTGATGCGCCTGGCGCGCCAGCACGGCGACCCGGTGGTGGCATCGATCTTCGTGAACCGCCTGCAGTTCGGCCCGAACGAGGATTTCGACAAGTACCCGCGCACGCTGCAGGACGATATCGAGAAACTGCAGAAGGAAGGCGTCTACGTGCTGTTCGCGCCGTCCGAGCGCGATATGTACCCCGAACCGCAGGAATACCGCGTCGAGCCGCCGCATGACCTGGGCGACATCCTGGAAGGCGAGTTCCGCCCCGGCTTCTTCAAGGGCGTGTGCACGGTGGTGATGAAGCTGTTCTCGTGCGCGCAGCCGCGCGTGGCGGTGTTCGGCAAGAAGGACTACCAGCAGCTGATGATCGTGCGCCGCATGGTGCAGCAGTTTGCCCTGCCGATCGACATCATCCCCGCCGAGACCATCCGTGCCGAAGACGGCCTGGCGCTGTCGTCGCGCAACCGCTACCTGAGCCCCGACGAGCGCGCCGAGGCGCCGGTGCTGTACCGCACGCTGCATGACGTGCGCGACACCGTGCTGGGCAGCGACCGCGCTTCGGCCGACCTGCTTGCGGTCGAGGCGAATGCGAAGGAATCGCTGGCCAGGCGCGGCTGGAAGCCGGACTACGTGTCGATCCGCAAGCGCGTCGACCTGCAGGCGCCGACGCGCGAGGAATTCCTCGCCGGCGAGCCGCTGGTAATCCTGACTGCCGCCAAGCTGGGCGCGACCCGGCTGATCGATAACCTGGAAATCTGA
- the bamE gene encoding outer membrane protein assembly factor BamE: MGLFASLLALFGCDQQKVDEAMKKAGETARNTWNAIKPDSELFKGIVPGQSTEEDLRRQAGKPEIVWEEADGGRRLEYPRGPEGTTTWMVTISADGKVAKIEQVLSAENFARVRAGMSKDDIRRLLGKPTKVEAFALKKEEVWGYRWMETATDKAFFNVHFNSDGTVTTTSRSDDPSKMQGG, encoded by the coding sequence ATGGGACTCTTTGCCTCTTTGCTTGCGCTGTTCGGCTGCGACCAGCAGAAGGTCGATGAAGCCATGAAGAAGGCGGGCGAGACCGCCCGCAACACCTGGAACGCGATCAAGCCCGACAGCGAGCTGTTCAAGGGCATCGTCCCCGGTCAGTCCACCGAGGAAGACCTGCGGCGCCAGGCCGGCAAGCCGGAGATCGTCTGGGAAGAAGCGGACGGCGGGCGCCGGCTTGAATACCCGCGCGGCCCCGAGGGCACCACCACCTGGATGGTCACCATCAGTGCCGATGGCAAGGTCGCGAAGATCGAGCAGGTGCTGTCGGCCGAGAACTTCGCCCGCGTGCGCGCCGGCATGAGCAAGGACGACATCCGCCGCCTGCTGGGCAAGCCCACCAAGGTGGAGGCATTTGCGCTGAAGAAGGAAGAGGTGTGGGGCTACCGCTGGATGGAAACCGCCACCGACAAGGCCTTCTTCAACGTGCATTTCAACAGCGACGGCACCGTCACCACGACCTCGCGCAGCGACGATCCGTCGAAGATGCAGGGCGGCTGA
- a CDS encoding ABC transporter ATP-binding protein, which translates to MLLEVENLKKHFPARGGGTVRAVDGVSFAVDAGQTYALVGESGCGKTTIARQLLLLERPSAGTIRFDGQDVLALDRKGVLGYRRQVQAVFQDPSSSLNPRLKVGMLLAEPLLAHGQGGDRAALRRRLLELLEIVGLPPGALDLYPHEFSGGQRQRIAVARALALQPRLIVLDEPTSALDVSIRAQIVNLLSDIQRSFGLAYVVIAHDLALVEHFSSAVGVMYLGNMAESGPSAAVFSTPRHPYTQALLGSAPRPDPDHQPAEGLILGDIGSALNPPAGCKFHPRCPRAVPACATEIPRMLRLDPAAGSAAPAHVAACHLLH; encoded by the coding sequence ATGCTGCTCGAAGTCGAAAACCTGAAGAAGCATTTCCCCGCGCGCGGCGGCGGCACAGTGCGCGCCGTCGACGGCGTCAGCTTTGCCGTGGATGCCGGCCAGACCTATGCGCTGGTGGGCGAGTCCGGCTGCGGCAAGACCACCATCGCCAGGCAGCTGCTGCTGCTTGAGCGCCCCAGCGCCGGCACCATCCGCTTCGACGGCCAGGACGTACTGGCGCTGGACCGCAAGGGCGTGCTGGGCTACCGGCGCCAGGTGCAGGCGGTGTTCCAGGACCCGTCGTCCTCGCTCAATCCGCGCCTGAAAGTGGGCATGCTGCTGGCCGAGCCGCTGCTTGCGCACGGCCAGGGCGGCGACCGCGCCGCGCTGCGCCGGCGGCTGCTGGAGCTGCTGGAGATCGTCGGCCTGCCGCCCGGCGCGCTCGACCTGTACCCGCACGAGTTCAGCGGCGGCCAGCGCCAGCGCATTGCCGTGGCGCGCGCGCTGGCGCTGCAGCCGCGGCTGATCGTGCTGGACGAGCCCACCTCGGCGCTGGATGTCTCGATCCGGGCGCAGATCGTCAACCTGCTGTCCGATATCCAGCGCAGCTTCGGCCTGGCCTATGTGGTGATCGCCCATGACCTGGCGCTGGTGGAGCACTTCAGCTCGGCCGTGGGCGTGATGTACCTGGGCAATATGGCCGAAAGCGGGCCCAGCGCCGCGGTGTTCAGCACCCCGCGCCACCCCTACACGCAGGCATTGCTGGGCTCGGCGCCGCGGCCCGACCCCGACCACCAGCCGGCCGAGGGGCTGATCCTGGGCGATATCGGCTCGGCGCTGAACCCGCCAGCGGGCTGCAAGTTCCATCCGCGCTGCCCGCGCGCGGTGCCGGCCTGCGCCACCGAGATCCCCCGCATGCTGCGGCTGGACCCGGCCGCCGGCTCAGCCGCGCCGGCGCACGTGGCCGCCTGCCACCTGCTCCATTGA
- a CDS encoding autotransporter assembly complex protein TamA, with protein sequence MPQDTAITADSAGRARVAVRVLAALGAVLALAAAPARAAYKVEVEAPKPIREMLEEHLDLARYQDRADLSPDQLDYMIETVGEQVRAFTSTEGYFDPTTTTRVEGEGDKRVVHVMVDPGARTLIRNVDVQVTGPAATRSPEQVAELQAKWGLPVGEPFRQGDWDKAKEDALVTLQSHNYYGARLAASQARVEPDDQRADLSAHYASGPAYLLGPLKVTGTRRYPQQIIYNVNPLNEGEPYRVERLLELQRAIQNQPYFSNVQVDLEPPPDADKAADGVVTAPVSVRVREYPAHRLNSGVGFTTDTGAQIEGRYSYYNLFNRAWTFDSQARLEQKRSYLFAEAAMPPDRGNYRNSVYSSYERTIDIENTDTTSLRAGLKRSRSREKYDVTTSLDFYYDKLLPEGQAAQISKALVPAFAWTRRDVDNPVFPRRGNVISTQIGVAARGFLSDATFLRLYGRIRQYIPVGKRDLVVARLELGADLTGDSSSQIPATLRFRAGGTDSIRGYTYQSIGTPSGSSILPAKYLGTGSLEYQYWFKPDWGVAVFWDLGTAADNLRGVTIYNGVGVGVRWRTPVGPLQLDVGYGIQEQQFRPHISLGVAF encoded by the coding sequence ATGCCGCAAGACACCGCTATTACCGCTGACTCCGCTGGCCGCGCGCGCGTGGCCGTTCGCGTACTGGCCGCGCTGGGCGCGGTGCTGGCGCTGGCGGCCGCCCCGGCGCGCGCCGCCTACAAGGTCGAAGTCGAGGCGCCCAAGCCGATCCGCGAGATGCTGGAAGAGCATCTGGACCTGGCACGCTACCAGGACCGCGCCGACCTTTCGCCGGACCAGCTCGACTATATGATCGAGACCGTCGGCGAGCAGGTGCGGGCGTTCACCTCAACCGAGGGCTACTTCGACCCGACCACCACCACCCGCGTGGAAGGCGAGGGCGACAAGCGCGTGGTCCACGTGATGGTCGACCCCGGCGCGCGCACGCTGATCCGCAATGTCGACGTCCAGGTGACGGGCCCGGCGGCCACGCGTTCGCCCGAACAGGTGGCCGAGCTGCAGGCCAAGTGGGGACTGCCGGTGGGCGAGCCGTTCCGGCAGGGCGACTGGGACAAGGCCAAGGAGGACGCGCTGGTCACGCTGCAGAGCCACAATTACTACGGCGCGCGCCTGGCCGCGTCGCAGGCGCGCGTGGAGCCGGACGACCAGCGCGCGGACCTGTCCGCGCATTACGCCAGCGGCCCGGCCTACCTGCTGGGGCCGCTGAAGGTGACCGGCACGCGCCGCTATCCGCAACAGATCATCTACAACGTCAACCCGCTGAACGAGGGCGAGCCGTACCGCGTGGAGCGGCTGCTCGAGTTGCAGCGCGCGATCCAGAACCAGCCGTACTTCTCCAACGTGCAGGTCGACCTGGAACCGCCCCCGGACGCCGACAAGGCGGCAGACGGCGTGGTGACCGCGCCGGTCTCGGTGCGCGTGCGCGAATATCCGGCGCACCGGCTCAACAGCGGCGTGGGCTTTACCACCGACACCGGCGCGCAGATCGAAGGCCGCTATTCGTACTACAACCTGTTCAACCGCGCCTGGACCTTCGACTCGCAGGCGCGGCTGGAGCAGAAGCGCTCCTATCTGTTCGCCGAGGCCGCGATGCCCCCGGACAGGGGCAACTACCGCAACAGCGTGTACAGCAGCTACGAGCGCACCATCGACATCGAGAACACCGACACCACCAGCCTGCGCGCGGGCCTGAAGCGCTCGCGCTCGCGCGAGAAGTACGACGTGACGACGTCGCTGGATTTCTACTACGACAAGCTGCTGCCGGAGGGCCAGGCCGCCCAGATCAGCAAGGCGCTGGTGCCGGCCTTTGCCTGGACGCGGCGCGACGTCGACAATCCCGTGTTCCCGCGCCGCGGCAACGTGATCAGCACCCAGATCGGGGTGGCCGCCAGGGGATTCCTCAGCGATGCCACATTCCTGCGGCTGTACGGCCGTATCCGCCAGTACATACCGGTGGGCAAGCGCGACCTGGTGGTGGCACGGCTGGAACTCGGTGCCGACCTGACCGGCGACAGCTCCAGCCAGATCCCGGCCACGCTGCGCTTCCGCGCCGGCGGCACCGATTCGATTCGGGGCTACACCTACCAGTCGATCGGCACGCCCAGCGGCTCCAGCATCTTGCCGGCCAAGTACCTGGGCACCGGCAGCCTGGAGTACCAGTACTGGTTCAAGCCGGACTGGGGCGTGGCGGTGTTCTGGGATCTCGGCACCGCCGCCGACAACCTGCGCGGCGTGACCATCTACAACGGCGTGGGCGTCGGCGTGCGCTGGCGCACGCCGGTGGGCCCGCTGCAGCTGGACGTGGGCTACGGCATCCAGGAGCAGCAGTTCCGCCCGCATATCTCGCTGGGGGTGGCGTTCTGA
- a CDS encoding DUF3460 family protein — translation MAIYESDITQFLKQLKQERPTLEAEQRDGRALLWDKSPIDLEERARAEASRVAQKPYVYAQDN, via the coding sequence ATGGCCATCTACGAATCCGATATCACCCAGTTCCTGAAGCAGCTCAAGCAAGAGCGCCCGACGCTGGAGGCCGAACAGCGCGACGGCCGTGCCCTGCTGTGGGACAAGTCGCCGATCGACCTGGAAGAGCGCGCCCGCGCCGAAGCTTCGCGCGTGGCGCAGAAGCCATACGTCTACGCGCAGGACAACTGA
- a CDS encoding segregation and condensation protein A: protein MSAGDQDKLPLPVELPAVAPAVAAGPAGPADMVDGMAFARLYGEPLFKLPQDLYIPPDALEIFLEAFEGPLDLLLYLIRKQNFNVLDIPMSQVTRQYLSYIEQIRKTNLELAAEYLLMAAMLIEIKSRMLLPVKKADSDDEAEDPRAELVRRLLEYEQMKLAAQRLDTVPQLGRDFLRSQVYIEQSLAPRFPEVETIDLQAAWADVLKRAKLNQHHKISREELSVREHMSQILRRLQHARFMEFSELFEDAVRSGKGVPVVVVNFIAMLELSREALVEITQAEPFAPIYVRLAYSPT, encoded by the coding sequence ATGAGCGCAGGCGACCAGGACAAGCTGCCGCTGCCCGTCGAGCTGCCTGCCGTGGCCCCGGCCGTTGCAGCCGGCCCTGCCGGCCCCGCCGACATGGTCGACGGGATGGCCTTCGCGCGCCTGTACGGCGAGCCGCTGTTCAAGCTGCCGCAGGACCTGTACATCCCGCCGGACGCGCTCGAGATCTTCCTGGAAGCCTTCGAGGGCCCGCTGGACCTGCTGCTGTACCTGATCCGCAAGCAGAACTTCAATGTCCTCGACATCCCGATGTCGCAGGTCACGCGGCAGTATCTGTCCTACATCGAGCAGATCCGCAAGACCAACCTCGAGCTGGCCGCCGAATACCTGCTGATGGCGGCCATGCTGATCGAGATCAAGTCGCGCATGCTGCTGCCGGTCAAGAAGGCCGACAGCGACGATGAGGCCGAGGACCCGCGCGCCGAGCTGGTGCGCCGCCTGCTGGAGTACGAGCAGATGAAGCTGGCCGCGCAGCGCCTGGACACGGTGCCGCAGCTGGGCCGCGACTTCCTGCGCTCGCAGGTCTATATCGAGCAGAGCCTGGCGCCGCGCTTCCCGGAAGTGGAGACGATCGACCTGCAGGCCGCCTGGGCCGATGTGCTCAAGCGCGCCAAGCTCAACCAGCACCACAAGATCTCGCGCGAGGAACTGTCGGTGCGCGAGCACATGAGCCAGATCCTGCGCCGCTTGCAACACGCGCGCTTCATGGAATTCTCCGAGCTGTTCGAGGACGCGGTGCGCTCCGGCAAGGGCGTGCCGGTGGTGGTGGTGAACTTTATCGCCATGCTGGAGCTGTCGCGCGAAGCGCTGGTGGAGATCACCCAGGCCGAACCGTTCGCCCCAATTTATGTGCGATTGGCGTACAGCCCGACCTGA
- a CDS encoding translocation/assembly module TamB domain-containing protein: MSAHDLPSVPGGDSARTPIPPAPRKRRRLWRVLAWLVGILLLLMVALAAAGVAALRTETGTRHLWTLATRLSAGMLSGRLEGGTVAHGLRLRDVVFASGQTRVAVDRVDGNWVLGWQARRLHVQWLRIGKAEVKLGPSEPSTEPMQKPTSLELPLAIDVDSLTLERLSLLQGTAPTAEPMVFSNLAGALHSDGQRHRVSVDKLETPYGKLAANAQLGARAPFALSAEALLESSWQDEAFAVNATAKGNLDALRAELQASGDRIHLRAGADLTPFGKVPFTHLLVDGDRINPRLFSPSAPQANLTVHAELRPVGGVAAAAGAQAASAVSASPPPAASGVSASAPAAAPAPAPLAVAGDIEISNLEAGPLDKERLPVQSVRAHVELSEMAQAVSDLRVALAGKAEISGGGSLRGGRGGFDLDVRRLDPAALHGSLTSASLSGPVVVRMEPGRQSVALDLSGGPLKLFADASIDAEALTLATLRAAVGPGLLTAEGKLGLKDKQPFSFKGKLASFDPSRLAKVAAGRINADFTATGEIAPELGVALDFAVHESEYAGLPMTGGGKVRLADERLLPSEASLSMAGNQANLRGSFGARGDALKLAVDAPQLERLKFGVAGKLKLDATITGTLKKPEVVADYNAQALEMGPHKVASASGRAEVRGGLDGPLSVQLAARDYRGPQASLSTLDATLDGTQANHTFDVKAAGSLNKRPLQLALAGQGAWKGKDGWNGTIRTLEERGTVNLRLAAPTQLLVADQRVRLGAARLLLDRATLTIDSLDWDHGRIRSAGSLDGLQVGHVLELMETITGEKPPVRSDLVIDGRWNLALAETATGFAELRRRSGDLSVNAGRGFTTLGLGETSLRADAGGNRIAMRGGMVSGRIGKVVVDASAGLVQEQGLQTVGPASTLGGTVTVDVPRLKSLEALTGPQYAFDGKLAAAMRLAGTIGAPLLTGTVDGDNLAVTLYDLGLRLTDGTVRVVLDQNTVELKHVEFHGGDGKITATGNVKLGEADPNLTGKIVADKLQLFASPERTLVVSGDATIANENKQVVIRGKIHVDRGLFDLPKAGAPVLGDDVVVIRRKDQRAVKTAATQAPETKPASKFSPVIDLTVDLGNNFRFRGAGADLLLAGQMGVKSEPLVPMKATGTVRVTDGTYEAFGRKLDIERGIINFNGPIDNPNMNIRAMRRNQEVEAGVEVTGTVRLPRVRLVSEPNVPDEDKLSWLMFGYGAESAGAGQQRQLGGAALGGAALGMIGGKAGKGIVQHFGIDEFSIGPSTAGLNDQQVVSMGKAITERMSVGYEQSLTSASNVVKLTWQFSRRWSLIAKGGSINGLSVLFNRRFDSWANLFSGTSGRSDTRRSQQDESQPTSPDSAAQAASAVISEPVRR, from the coding sequence ATGAGCGCCCACGATCTGCCTTCGGTGCCCGGCGGCGATTCGGCCCGGACCCCGATCCCGCCCGCGCCGCGCAAGCGGCGGCGGCTGTGGCGCGTGCTGGCCTGGCTGGTCGGCATCCTGCTGCTGCTGATGGTGGCGCTGGCGGCGGCGGGCGTGGCGGCGCTGCGCACCGAGACCGGCACCCGCCACCTGTGGACGCTGGCCACGCGGCTGTCGGCCGGCATGCTCAGCGGCCGGCTGGAAGGCGGCACCGTGGCGCACGGCCTGCGCCTGCGCGACGTGGTGTTCGCCAGCGGCCAGACGCGCGTGGCGGTGGACCGCGTGGATGGCAACTGGGTGCTCGGCTGGCAGGCGCGGCGCCTGCACGTGCAATGGCTGCGCATTGGCAAGGCCGAAGTGAAGCTCGGCCCGTCCGAGCCGAGCACCGAGCCGATGCAGAAGCCCACCTCGCTCGAACTGCCGCTGGCCATCGATGTCGATTCGCTGACGCTTGAGCGGCTGTCGCTGCTGCAGGGTACGGCGCCCACGGCCGAGCCGATGGTGTTCAGCAACCTGGCCGGCGCGCTGCACAGCGACGGCCAGCGCCACCGCGTCAGCGTGGACAAGCTGGAAACACCATACGGCAAGCTGGCAGCCAACGCCCAGCTGGGCGCACGCGCCCCGTTCGCGCTCAGCGCCGAAGCCTTGCTGGAAAGCAGCTGGCAGGATGAGGCCTTTGCCGTCAATGCCACCGCCAAGGGCAACCTGGACGCGCTGCGAGCCGAGCTGCAGGCCAGCGGCGACCGCATCCACCTGCGCGCCGGCGCCGACCTGACGCCGTTCGGCAAGGTGCCGTTCACGCACCTGCTGGTCGATGGCGATCGCATCAACCCGCGCCTGTTCAGCCCGTCGGCGCCACAGGCCAACCTGACCGTGCATGCCGAGCTGCGGCCGGTGGGCGGCGTGGCGGCGGCTGCCGGCGCGCAGGCGGCCAGCGCCGTGTCGGCATCGCCCCCCCCGGCGGCATCGGGGGTCTCCGCATCCGCCCCTGCGGCCGCGCCTGCGCCCGCACCGCTGGCTGTCGCCGGCGACATCGAGATCAGCAACCTGGAAGCCGGTCCGCTGGACAAGGAGCGGCTGCCGGTGCAGTCGGTGCGCGCCCATGTCGAGCTGAGCGAGATGGCACAGGCCGTCTCGGACCTGCGCGTGGCGCTGGCCGGCAAGGCCGAGATCTCCGGCGGCGGTTCGCTGCGCGGCGGCCGTGGCGGTTTCGACCTGGACGTGCGCAGGCTGGACCCGGCCGCGCTGCATGGCTCGCTGACCAGCGCCAGCCTGTCCGGCCCGGTGGTGGTGCGGATGGAGCCGGGCCGGCAAAGCGTGGCGCTGGACCTGTCGGGCGGGCCGCTCAAGCTTTTCGCCGATGCCAGCATCGATGCCGAGGCGCTCACGCTGGCCACGCTGCGCGCCGCGGTGGGGCCGGGTTTGCTGACCGCGGAAGGCAAGCTCGGCCTGAAGGACAAGCAGCCGTTCAGCTTCAAGGGCAAGCTGGCCTCGTTCGATCCCTCGCGCCTGGCCAAGGTTGCCGCCGGCCGCATCAATGCGGACTTCACCGCGACCGGCGAGATCGCGCCCGAACTCGGTGTGGCGCTGGATTTCGCCGTGCATGAGAGCGAATACGCGGGCCTGCCGATGACCGGCGGCGGCAAGGTGCGCCTGGCGGACGAGCGGCTCTTGCCGAGCGAGGCTTCGCTCAGCATGGCCGGCAACCAGGCCAACCTGCGCGGCAGCTTCGGCGCGCGCGGCGATGCGCTCAAGCTGGCGGTCGATGCGCCGCAGCTGGAGCGGCTCAAGTTTGGCGTGGCCGGCAAGCTCAAGCTCGACGCCACCATCACCGGCACGCTGAAGAAACCCGAAGTGGTGGCCGACTACAACGCGCAGGCGCTGGAAATGGGCCCGCACAAGGTGGCCAGCGCCAGCGGCCGCGCCGAGGTGCGCGGCGGCCTGGACGGCCCGCTCTCGGTGCAGCTGGCCGCGCGCGACTACCGCGGCCCGCAGGCCAGCCTGAGCACGCTCGACGCCACGCTCGACGGCACCCAGGCCAACCATACCTTCGACGTCAAGGCGGCCGGCAGCCTGAACAAGCGGCCATTGCAGCTGGCGCTGGCGGGGCAGGGCGCGTGGAAGGGCAAGGACGGCTGGAACGGCACCATCCGCACGCTGGAAGAGCGCGGCACCGTCAACCTGCGCCTGGCCGCGCCGACGCAGCTGCTGGTGGCCGACCAGCGGGTGCGCCTGGGCGCGGCGCGCCTGCTGCTGGACCGCGCCACGCTGACCATCGACAGCCTCGACTGGGACCACGGCCGCATCCGCAGCGCGGGCAGCCTGGACGGCCTGCAGGTGGGCCATGTGCTGGAACTGATGGAAACCATCACCGGCGAGAAGCCGCCGGTGCGCTCCGACCTGGTCATCGACGGCCGCTGGAACCTGGCGCTGGCCGAGACCGCGACCGGCTTTGCCGAACTGCGCCGGCGCAGCGGCGACCTCTCGGTCAACGCCGGCCGGGGCTTCACCACGCTCGGCCTGGGCGAGACCAGCCTGCGCGCCGACGCCGGCGGCAACCGTATCGCAATGCGCGGCGGCATGGTGTCGGGCCGCATCGGCAAGGTGGTGGTGGACGCCTCCGCCGGACTGGTGCAGGAGCAGGGGCTGCAGACCGTGGGCCCGGCCTCGACCCTGGGCGGCACGGTCACCGTCGACGTGCCGCGGCTGAAATCGCTGGAAGCGCTGACCGGCCCGCAGTACGCTTTCGACGGCAAACTGGCCGCGGCGATGCGCCTGGCCGGCACGATCGGCGCGCCGCTGCTGACCGGCACCGTCGACGGCGACAACCTCGCCGTCACGCTGTACGACCTGGGCCTGCGCCTGACCGACGGCACTGTGCGCGTGGTGCTGGACCAGAACACGGTCGAGCTCAAGCACGTGGAATTCCACGGCGGCGACGGCAAGATCACGGCCACCGGCAACGTCAAGCTGGGCGAGGCCGATCCCAACCTGACCGGCAAGATCGTCGCCGACAAGCTGCAGCTGTTCGCCAGCCCCGAGCGCACGCTGGTGGTCTCGGGCGACGCCACCATCGCCAACGAGAACAAGCAGGTCGTGATCCGCGGCAAGATCCATGTCGACCGCGGCCTGTTCGACCTGCCCAAGGCCGGCGCGCCGGTGCTGGGCGACGATGTGGTGGTGATCCGGCGCAAGGACCAGCGCGCCGTTAAGACTGCCGCCACGCAGGCGCCGGAGACCAAGCCGGCAAGCAAGTTCAGCCCGGTGATCGACCTGACCGTGGACCTGGGCAACAACTTCCGCTTCCGGGGCGCGGGCGCGGACCTGTTGCTGGCCGGCCAGATGGGTGTCAAGAGCGAACCCCTGGTACCGATGAAGGCCACCGGCACGGTGCGCGTGACCGACGGCACCTATGAAGCCTTCGGGCGCAAGCTGGACATCGAGCGCGGCATCATCAACTTCAACGGCCCGATCGACAACCCGAACATGAACATCCGCGCCATGCGCCGCAACCAGGAAGTGGAGGCGGGCGTGGAGGTGACCGGCACGGTGCGGCTGCCGCGCGTGCGGCTGGTGTCGGAACCCAATGTGCCGGATGAGGATAAGCTCTCGTGGCTGATGTTCGGCTACGGCGCGGAAAGCGCCGGTGCCGGCCAGCAGCGCCAGCTGGGTGGCGCCGCGCTGGGCGGCGCGGCGCTGGGCATGATCGGCGGCAAGGCCGGCAAGGGCATCGTGCAGCATTTCGGCATCGACGAATTCTCGATCGGGCCCAGCACCGCGGGTCTCAATGACCAGCAGGTGGTCAGCATGGGCAAGGCCATTACCGAGCGTATGTCGGTAGGCTATGAGCAGAGCCTGACATCGGCCTCGAACGTGGTGAAGCTCACCTGGCAGTTCTCACGGCGCTGGTCGCTGATTGCCAAGGGCGGGTCCATCAACGGTTTGTCGGTCTTGTTCAACCGCCGCTTCGACAGCTGGGCGAACCTGTTCAGCGGGACCTCGGGTCGCAGCGACACCAGAAGGAGCCAGCAGGATGAGAGCCAGCCAACCAGTCCCGACAGCGCGGCACAGGCAGCCTCGGCAGTCATTTCCGAGCCCGTGCGCCGCTGA
- a CDS encoding PepSY-associated TM helix domain-containing protein encodes MVTGRLRVALVKLHLYIGLSLGLLFVLFGLTGMTIAWREELDAWLNPDLLVASAPMTEPVSPATVQAVTERLAAPPYGKPNLLMLPVHADGVFIAWYPVKGPDGVVPGRSRQVMVDPVTLAVKGERVWGEAGLSRRLLLPTLFHLHRYLLSGDTGKTITGVAGMLLLLTTLVGVAVWWPRMKLRSVVQAFRITHGGSWSRFNYSLHRAGGILAAPVLAIIAFSGWYLNLPKWVTPMVAGVMTVTPPVKHVSAPAPAGARPLGAGEIMAAAQARYPQAQVTRISFPRKPGDAFEIRLRQPGEVRKDTGATRLWLDAWSGKPLGMRDPQQAPAGDTLLNWLFPLHTGEAFGLPGRVFITLFGLAPLAFAVTGVLIWWKRRRGHQRHVVKAAQRSGMRRA; translated from the coding sequence ATGGTCACCGGCCGCCTGCGCGTCGCCCTCGTCAAACTGCACCTGTATATCGGCCTGAGCCTTGGCCTGCTGTTCGTCCTGTTCGGGCTGACCGGCATGACCATTGCCTGGCGGGAGGAACTGGATGCCTGGCTCAACCCTGACCTGCTGGTGGCGTCCGCGCCGATGACGGAGCCGGTGTCGCCGGCCACGGTCCAGGCAGTGACCGAGCGGCTGGCTGCACCCCCCTATGGCAAGCCCAACCTGCTGATGCTGCCCGTCCATGCCGACGGCGTCTTTATCGCCTGGTACCCGGTCAAGGGGCCCGACGGCGTGGTGCCGGGCCGCTCGCGCCAGGTGATGGTCGATCCGGTCACGCTTGCGGTGAAGGGCGAGCGGGTCTGGGGCGAGGCGGGCCTGTCGCGCCGCCTGTTGCTGCCCACGCTGTTTCACCTGCATCGCTACCTGCTGTCAGGCGACACCGGCAAGACCATCACCGGCGTGGCCGGCATGCTGCTGTTGCTGACCACGCTGGTGGGCGTGGCGGTGTGGTGGCCCAGGATGAAGCTGCGCTCGGTGGTGCAGGCGTTCCGCATCACGCACGGCGGCTCATGGTCGCGCTTCAACTATTCGCTGCATCGCGCCGGCGGCATCCTGGCCGCGCCGGTGCTGGCCATCATCGCCTTTTCGGGCTGGTACCTGAACCTGCCGAAGTGGGTGACACCGATGGTGGCGGGCGTGATGACCGTGACGCCGCCGGTGAAGCACGTCTCGGCACCGGCGCCGGCCGGGGCCCGGCCGCTGGGCGCGGGCGAGATCATGGCGGCGGCGCAGGCCCGGTACCCGCAAGCGCAGGTGACCCGCATCAGCTTCCCGCGCAAGCCGGGCGATGCGTTCGAGATCCGGCTGCGCCAGCCCGGCGAGGTGCGCAAGGATACCGGTGCCACGCGGCTGTGGCTCGATGCCTGGAGCGGCAAGCCGCTGGGCATGCGTGATCCGCAGCAGGCGCCGGCGGGCGACACGCTGCTGAACTGGCTGTTTCCGCTCCATACCGGCGAGGCCTTCGGGCTGCCGGGGCGGGTGTTTATCACGCTGTTCGGGCTGGCGCCGCTGGCGTTTGCCGTGACCGGCGTGCTGATCTGGTGGAAGCGGCGGCGGGGTCATCAGCGGCATGTGGTGAAGGCCGCACAGCGATCCGGCATGCGCCGGGCATGA